The window TTGATCAAGGTTTAAGCAGTAGAGGTGAGGAAGAAGGTGAAAATCAGAGCAAAAACCTTCCTGCCTCAAGGTAACTAAGTGAGATGTAGAGGAGACACACTGGCTAAATTGAAGCTCTATAAACAGGACAATGTCATGTTCTGGGTTCTATTCAGAATTTAGAAATTGGTGCAGAGGATGCACAACTAAGCAAGAGCTGTCCTAGCCACACTTGCTGCAGCAGTGTCCTCTGAGGGTCAAGTGCACAGCCGTTGCGGGTAatgtgggagctggtggctggtgCCCAGCCCACCAGCATGAGCTATAGGGGAAaagtcagctcagctcagcagctGCTCAAACCTGACCACCGGAAAGAAACCTGTGGACGTGGCTGCAGAATGTGTATATGGTGTACTGGTAGAAATTGAAATGAGGAATGCCCGCTTCTGCATATGCAAGGTTGATCCCTTTCACAGGCTGCAAGCGCTGCCTCCCCTGCCGGGCCTTTGCCCCAGCACTTGGCCCCCGCTCAGCAGCAGCTGATGGGCCTCCAGGGACGCAGGCTCAGCATGGTCTAGCCTCACCTAAAGCCAGAAATGTGCATCTTCCTGTTTTTACTTTGCTTGCCACGGGCCTGCCAGGCTGCGGCCCCTCATCCTGACACAGGGCAGCACTGTCCGCAAGTCCCTTAGGTGCCCCCGGCCAGCTCTGGAGTCTTGAGGGGGCACCTGCCCTGCTGAGCGGCACAGCAGGGGGAGCGTCTTACTGGATGTGAGCGGGCCTTCAAAGGCCCGAGGCGAGCGGAGAGATCAGTCCCGGGGTCAAGAAGGGAAAAGGATTTATTAGACCATGTCCAGGCCAGAGGCTGGGCGGAGAGGACGCAGGGCTGTGCCGCAGACGCTCCTGCCCTGGAGCCCGGCCTGTGCACACTGGGAGGGAGGGCGGCTCCGGTGTCACCGCGGGGAAGGGGGGCTCCCACGGCTTGATTCGTCTAGGTGATTTCATCTTTATTTATAAACAAGACAGAAATCAAAGCAGCATTAATTTAGAACAcaaaaggttaaaaaagaaaacccacagatgGGCAGGGCAAGGGAGTCGGTGAGCGTGAGAACGTGGGACGAGCGTGTCCCCGTGGGAGGCAGGCGTGGTCTCGAGCCCACCTTCCTGCCCTTGCACGCGGCCACACAGCACTGGCGACACCGCAGCGACCTCGGGCCAGCCCAGGAGCCCCATCCGGCCACAGGTGTGCCCGGCTCCCGCCTTCACATTAGCTCTCCTGGCCAAAGTCCTCTGAGAATTTCTTCACTTTGAGGAGGTCGTCCGCGTTCACCGTGGGCCGGGTGGTGGCCAGGGACCGCAGCATGTCTGACTGCAAGGAGGAGAGCGCGCTCTGAGCGGAGGCGCTGCGCCTGCGCCTCCACCAGCCGGGTCCTAAGCTCCCTTCTCCGCGTGCCCCTCACCAGAGTGCGACAGCACGGGCGCGGTACTCGGTAAGGCTGCTGCCTCCAACCGAAGAGCACctacacacctttttttttttttggccagtcctgggccttggactcagggcctgagcaccctccctggcttcttcccgctcaaggctagcactctgccacctgagccacagcaccacttctggccgttttctgtgtatgtggtgctgaggaatcgaacccagggcttcagaggcatacaaggcgagcactctactgtaagccgcattcccagcccaccaacacACTTACATTATCTTCCTACCAAAGAATAAAATGTACTACTGCAGTTGCGTCTGTCCTGAGCCCCCCAAGTCAGGGCGGGTGCCCCGGCCACCCACAGCCCAAGGCTGCTTTATTTTGGTGGGATGAAAGCCCAGGCTCTGCTGCTGGTGTGACTGCCTCACAGGAAGGAGGCGGCAAGTTCAAACCTCGGTGCTGCCAGCAGAAGCGGCCGAGGCCCCAGGAGAGCCTCGCCGTGCAGGAGCTCTGCTCCAGCGGGAAGGCCGCCCCTCCCGGAGCTCGGGCCCGTCCAGGGCCGCCTCGCTGGGcagtggggcagggcggggcagggctgcGCGCACTCACCATGCAGACCACCGGCTCTAAGAGCTTGTCGCCAGGGACGTCCATCCACGTCATCTCTATGGCCTCGGGGTCTCCGGGGGAGCACGGGGTCAGGAGGTCGTCAATCAGAACGCTAGGGTTGGTTCGGGAAGGACCAGAGACCTGAAAGTAAGGCGGGTCAGGCTGGCATGGCCGCCCTGCCAGGGGGTGGCGGCTCTTCAGTCCAGagtggaggggggctgggaggctGCTGCCCCAGCTGCCTCACCATGGAGGCCTCCGCCTCACAAGCACCGCCACGGCACAAACGCCCCCCTGCCCCATCCGTACTGGCAAAGTGGGTGCGGTGCGGGCTCCAGGTTCTCCGCGTGGCCTGTCAACAGTGCGGCCACCTGCCCCGGCCCCTGTGAGCGGGCCCCAGTAACCTGCCCTAgctcccctccccagcacccAGGACGGCCCGCAGCACACAGtgaagtggcggggggggggggggggggggaggctgtggGCTGGGAGGGGTTGCCTGCCCTCTGTCTCAGTTGGAGACCAAGTCTAGGCTGGAGGAAGCGGGCAGGGGCCGCCCAGCCCTGAATCTCGCAGCCATGCTCCTGTCCTCTAGCAGAGGTTTAACAGCCAGGGAGATGGCAGAGAAAACACTGCCCGTCCTCGCATCTGCGTGAGCAACGGCTGGCCACTCGCtctgtgtgcacgcacgcacacacgcacgccaaTCCTGGCGCCTGAATGTTAGTGGCTGGACCTCCACCACTACAGCCGCGGCTTTGCTGTtttgtctggtggttaactgtagataagagcctcaaagacttcctttcccgggctggcttccaactggggtcctcagatctcagcctcctgagcagctaggcttacaggcgtgagccactggcgcccggctctCACCTTCTTGAAATGTGTTGCTGACTGCACTTTCCTGACGGGCTGCATGAGGGAGTCCCGCACGATGATGCTGATGTCGGCACCGGAGTAGCCTTCTGTCTTCCGGGCCAGCTCAAGGATGTTGGCTTCGGTGAGGTTGTGGGGCGTGCTCCCCAGATGCAATCGAAACATCTGCGCACGTGCGGCTTCTTCCGGCAAGGGGATGTAAATGCGCTTTTCAAACCTAGTGAGCCAGGCACACGGCAGGGATGAGAAGCTGGGCCCTGCTCTGCGGGCCATGCAGGTCCAGGaaggggcagggccgggccgccCCCACGGCAGCCCATCGTGGCAGAGGAAGACTTACCTCCTTCGAATGGCCGAATCCAACACCCAGGGGATGTTTGTGGCACCAAGGACCAGAGTCCCATCATTGTTGTTCCCCACCCCTGTGCAGAGAGGAAGGTGAGGAGCTCACTGAGGACCCCAGCACCGAGCCCATCCCGCCGCCACTGGGAGGAGCCCGAGTAAACCCGAGTGGCCTTGTGGGAGCGAGGAGACCAAGTGCTGTCGGCCAGGGAGGGCAGGGTGGGCAGCGCCATGGAAAGGGCCTCAAATCTCCACGCCCATGAAAGGCCAGGAGGCGGTGCTGACGGGCTCAGTGAGGGCGCTGCCCGGGGTTGGCTCTGGGTGGAGGATCGCGAGGGGGCGGCCGCCCCTGGCACGCACCCTGCATCTGGACCAAGAACTCCGTTTTGATCCTCCGGGCGGCCTCGCTCTCGTTTTCGTTTCGGGAGCCGCAGAGGGAATCCACCTCGTCGATGAAGATGATGGAGGGCTTGTGCTGCCGGGCCAGCTCAAACAGGTTCTTGACTAGTCTGCGAGTGCGAAAGGTTCAGGACCCAGATGCCCCCAAGCGCCCCCAGGGTTCAGCCACCCCTTCTGCCCTAGGGAGGCTGGAAAGTggtgctggggggagggcagcGACAAGCCCTGGCAGCAGTGGTAGCGGAGGCGCCCGCCTCGGCGTTGGCACCTCACTCACTAGCTCTGGGCTGGGGGACAAGCCATTTCCTCtcctcagagcctcagtttcctcagccgGTGTGGGGAGAAGCTAGTGTTGCGCTAGTGTCCTGCCAGTGTGGTCAGCTCCTCGCTTCCCTTCCTGCTGTTTAGAGACAAGGTTCCACCGTGCAGCCAGACTGACCTCAGATTCCACCTCAGCCTTCCTAGTATAGAGCGGCGCCATTACACCTgattcccctttttctttttggagccactcctgaggcttgaactcaaggcctgggagctggcactgagcttttgtgctcaagcctagcactcgtccacttgagctacttctgcctttttggatggttcattgcagataagagtctcacagactctcctgcccagactagatctcagcctcctgagtcgctaggattacagatgtgaaccacagatgcctggctggctcgctccctccctccctttctttctttctttcttttcttttttttggccagtcctggggcttggactcagggcctgagcactgtccttggcttttgctcaaggctagcactctgcactttagccacagcaccacttctggccttttctgtttatgtggtactgaggaatcaaacccagggcttcatgcatgctaggcaagcactctaccactaagccacattcccagccatcccTTCCCTTCTTGAATACTCCCAAATTCCTCTCCAGTTTCATCCATATGTCAGGTCAGTGTTCCACTAATAAGCTAGCAAGATCTCACCCCTGCCCCGGGTACTGGCTGGCCGCAGCTCCTGGGGGGGGGTGGTACAGGGAGGCAGGGTGCAGTCTGGGGACTTACTTCTCACTCTCCCCCAACCACTTGGACATCAGGTCTGAGGAGGACACAGAGAAGAAGGTGGAGTTGTTGGCCTCTGTTGCCACCGCTTTGGCCAGGTAGGATTTCCCTGTGCCAGGGGGTCCAAAGAGGAGTATCCCTCGCCAAGGAGTGCGCTTGCCTGCAAGGAGGAACAACCTGAGTGAGGTTCTTCCTGATTGGCCCAGGAGAAGAGAGCAGCAGAGGGGTTCAGCCGCCGCCCATGCAGGAGGGAAGAGCGTGTAGGGGGGAGAGGAGTGATGGGAGCTTAGTCCTTGCCAGGTGACACTGGCTGGCATTGGCTCCTGACTTTGTCCACCCCCTCCTATACTCCCTTACCCTCACCCAAAagttgcgatctgaggattgctgttcaaagccagcctcagcaggaaagtctgtgagactcttgtctccaatgaaccaccagagaactggaagtggcgctgtggctcaagtggacgagaactagccttgagctgaggagctcaggggcagcgcccaggcccagagttcaagcccagaaagaACAAAAGTGTTTCTGGCGCTACCACAGCTGAGGAGCGCGGGCTGGGGACGCACTACCCGCGGAGCGCTGGCC is drawn from Perognathus longimembris pacificus isolate PPM17 chromosome 10, ASM2315922v1, whole genome shotgun sequence and contains these coding sequences:
- the Vps4a gene encoding vacuolar protein sorting-associated protein 4A, translated to MTTSTLQKAIDLVTKATEEDKAKNYEEALRLYQHAVEYFLHAIKYEAHSDKAKESIRAKCVQYLDRAEKLKDYLRNKEKHGKKPVKENQSEGKGSDSDSEGDNPEKKKLQEQLMGAVVMEKPNIRWNDVAGLEGAKEALKEAVILPIKFPHLFTGKRTPWRGILLFGPPGTGKSYLAKAVATEANNSTFFSVSSSDLMSKWLGESEKLVKNLFELARQHKPSIIFIDEVDSLCGSRNENESEAARRIKTEFLVQMQGVGNNNDGTLVLGATNIPWVLDSAIRRRFEKRIYIPLPEEAARAQMFRLHLGSTPHNLTEANILELARKTEGYSGADISIIVRDSLMQPVRKVQSATHFKKVSGPSRTNPSVLIDDLLTPCSPGDPEAIEMTWMDVPGDKLLEPVVCMSDMLRSLATTRPTVNADDLLKVKKFSEDFGQES